Genomic DNA from Coffea arabica cultivar ET-39 chromosome 7e, Coffea Arabica ET-39 HiFi, whole genome shotgun sequence:
GGTTCTTCATGCGAGATTATTGTgttgacttttctttctttttttttttttcaagtcaaCTTTATGGGCAAGAGCAATATTATGAGTATGTCAAATTGAACCAGCTCTCATCTACTCGAAGTAGGTGAAATCCTTTCAGCAGCTTAACCATGAGCCTGATTGCAAAAAGTAGGTATGCTTGCTCTTCAATCTGAGGAATGCTGATTTTTGTGGTTGTACTATATTGGGACTGCCTGCAGCACACGTAATTGTCAGAACATTTACCATGTAAGGGCATATAATTTGTCTGGCGAGCTTGCACTGATTTCATTCCAATGATAATTTTTGCTAAAAATTTTAGAACTTCTGGATGTGTACATAAAAATTTATAGTAGACCGAGTTTTCCTATAATAGCAATAATTGTATGACAATCACCCCTTTGACTTTTTGGAAGGATATCACTTCAAATTCTTGGCAGGCGTCTATTTGAGTACCTGTAGCTGGCATTTCCTTTTAGTTTTTACATGTACTGCCAGCGGCATTTTCTGTCGCAGTCGTGTTATAGGCTTATTATTGGGCAAGAGCCAATGAGCCATAATAGTCACGCGAGCTGCAAAATTCGAGAGCTGCAGCTACccgcttgttttttttttttttttttttttgatttcatGGTGTTTTAGGTGCTTAGTGGAAATACGTCAGGGGAATGAAATAGCGAGGACAAGCCCCCCATCAAAGACTGGGAAGAGGGTGCTAATTGTTGCTAGCTGATTTTAAATTGAGGAGAACTCTTTTCTACCAGAGGTTGTGGGTGAAATGCTATAATACGGTGCAACCGCCTAAGGTCCTGCTTGATAACTTTTagttcaacacttaaatttaatggatttaaaTCTTAGCATATTCATATCGTTTGATAACGAAAATTGAACATccgaattaattaagtgatacTGAATTTCTTAGGTAAAACTTTAGATTTTAGATTTgagatttcagttttattaaaCGCATCCTAAATCATGTTGCCTCAATAAGTATGTGACAGATTTAAGGGCGATTCTTCCCCCATTTTTAATAGATTGATTTTTGGTTTCATAATTTTTGCTTAATTTGACCTATTTTCTGCAATGTTATTCCTATTTAGCTTCATTGTTTTATACTCTTGACCTTCCCGCGGTCCTAGAATCGAAGGCACACTATGAGTTACCATGAATTTCTTATGGGAAAGATTTCTACAaccaccaaaaatcatattaATGGTAGATTTGCCGCTTTTAGGTTTAAGAGGCCTTTCTTGAATTTGTATTGCAATTTTGCTCAGCTAAACATTTGgacaaaaatttaataaaaacaTTTGGATATTGTATAGTATGCTGCGCTCTTGTCCCTCAATAGTGTATCATATGCCCTCTCCAAGTTAATCTCTCTAAATGCCACTATCATATATTCGGCCCATAATGCAAAATTTTGTTTCGGTTTGAAATGATTACATGGCAAGTCTATCCGTGAAAATGCTATAAATAAGATCGTGGAGTTCAATGATTAAGCATTAATGGAGATTTTATTTAAATTGTTATTACATTCTAGTAGGTTTTAATTGATCAGATTTGGCAAGAGTTTCTCTCCTAAATTCTAGATTTTAGCCTTTAAGaacatacccaaaaaaaaaaaaaaaaagaggaaagaaacgGTTGGGAATATAACCACATTGGCCGCCTCCTCAACAAAATCACAGACCTCATTCACTGCAGGAGATTTGTGGAAGGGCAAATGCTGAAAACCCCTACGAATTATTATAGTAAGTGCATTTTACACTCTAAATTATTTTAACAGACGCTTTATAGCCTTAATTAACTagaaaataataagaaaattaattccatccaaaaaattgaagaaattatcAATTTATCTTCCATTAAAACTTTATAAGTGACAAAATACCTTTTTGGTAGAAAAGTTGCAACtttaagggtctgtttggttggaagtaaaatgttttccttgggaaaatattttccgtggaaataattttccatgaaaatcatttccctttcatcattttcaggtgtttggttaggttattgaaaatattttcttacttcatttttctggtatttgtttaatttttgaaatattttcatttttatctctatctttactttctacacattataactacatacttcttcccatgcaaaataagaaaatttatctcattgattaactttaaaaaatcttgaagaaatgtatatatgaataaaaaatatctccttaagcaataaacaaattacTGGCCATTTAGtatcaaatatcaatcacatgcaatgcttattgtgacatatatcttgcactctcactgctgaaagtttctctagaaaagaatgtccctattatacataattaattactagcatagaatgagcaggatgaggttttttttttattttgaatatactagggggagggttgggttaggttgggtggtacgggggagggagtgtaagaaAGAGATCTTGGGTTCGAGTCttcctgtttacactaaaaaaaaaaaagaacatactacaagatgtttttagtaagtttggaacatactacaggcgggatgcatgcatttcggaaaacaacttcagtaagtttggaagggaagttgttttccataagatgagtgaaaatattttacataggaaaatgttttcagtaacttttgtgcaaccaaacacgggaaattaggaaaacattttcctggaaaatattttcacccgaaacaaacggaccctaaaTGGATTAATTTTCACTTCGTAATCACATTCTAACTATAAACATATAACAATAAAATATATGATCACTTTGAAtgacaattaaaacaaaagaagtatgaaaaaaagaagaagaaagggaacAAATTTAGTTCAAAAATCACAACAGCCCTATTTTATTACATGTTTCAAGTTAGCTTAGGTAAGAAAATATtgcaatgaagaaaaaaggCACGTGAAGTCCTATTTATTTCTCATGCAAGCCCAGTTAGGCTCCCTCTTTCCCACAGGATAGAAGTAACGTAGATTGTTGCCATTAAACTCAAAAAAAGTCTTATTTATTCCTCTAATTTCGAGCTATACCTTCGTTTTATTTCTATATGCACATaacaaatgaaataatttaggtgttttatttaaaattttgagttCAATATTTTGTTTACTAATATTTAGATTAGATTTTAATTTAGGTTTGGCATTTTGAATCTTTATTGCTTTCATATGAAAAATTTGTTTTCTATGCTATTGTGAAGATTTCAAGTGAAATTTTGCTGGTTATATGAAGTAACGGCATTATGATGCGTCGGACAAAAttatgagattttaaaaattgtaACAGTAGTATCTCAATATTTCCATATTTTGCCCCTATTTTAGTTTTAATAGTCTTATCATTCAAAGCAAAGCTACATATATAGTAATCTTTTTCATGAAAATGGTATTTTTGTCACTTAAGTTTTTATGGACAATAAATTGGTCATTCCATTAATCACTTGGAAAAAATTAATTGTCATATTATTTTTTAGTTGACTAAGGGTGCAAAGTGTCTACTAATATTTTAGGGTGTAAATTGTGCGAGCTCTCTGCATTTAATTCTACTAGAATAAACAACGAAAAACGAGGGATAAAAGTGGAATGAAATGGTTGAGGACCCAAACGTAAGCAAACAGCAATCTGTTCTCCctattttatttagaaaatCTTTGGGCTtctattctctctctctctctcgagcGTTTTCTTGTCTTCAAGCCAAGGTTCCACACAACATCCGACCCGAACCACCTAACCCACCCATCTGTCGACGGTCGGGTATCCATTTTCATGGTTTAACAATCTCCGGTAGGACACAATACTAGCATCTTCTTTTCTGTCCTAAACTCCCAAAGTACTTGTTGATTATATTTTCTACTACTTTTGCTGAAACGACGCCGCCAGTTACCGGTGAGTTACTAGCATAAATTtgaaggggggaaaaaaattaaattttgatgaTTGCTTAAATTTTCGTGTCATGATTTTCGATCTGAATTTGTGTGATGCATCATTATTCACGCATCCAAGCACACAGTTTAGTATATTTTGTTGCGTGGAAGCATCATctattatttgtttttttttttaatctttcttctttagatatggaattgcttccgagttactgcattttcttttctttgtttgaaatttttgattcGGCGAATTTGAGAAAtcgttatttatttttctccacGTATTGTTGATTCTTGAGTGTGATTAGTAGGCGGAGCACTTCTGATTGGGTGGGCTTACAGATGGCACTGCGGCTAATTAACAATCTAATGCTTGTGTTAACTAAATTGAGCTGCTTACAGAAAACGAAAATCAAAAAACTGAATTGAGCTGGTATTACTTTTGCTTAGTTGAAAAGTTGCTTAAGAAGGAAATCTTGCTGTTTTCtttatgacaaaaaaaaaaaagggtgttTCAACTGTGTTctattgtttattttgttttatttcggGAGATATGTATTTAGGTCTCTTAGGAGAATCGGAGGGTAAACTTGAGAATAGAGTATATAACTTTCTCGTGTAGTTTGGGAGTCCCAGAGAGAAAACAGAAATTCAGAAAGGAGTTCTATTGAAGTTTGAGTTTTATGGGtcatttttgtagttttctttcatcatcatcatcatcttctgcttcttcttttaaatcgaaatcctttttcttcattcctttttgttttccttgagtAGTGAGTTATAGATTTAAAGATGCaataaaaaatttgattatCTTCTTAAGCTTGTTATGCATATTTTATGTTGGTGTTTAAACTTTTTCTCATCTATGTCATAATGTCTGATTTAAGTTCAAGTTTTAGTGGTCATGTGACCATTGGAATGAGGCACATTCTAGGTTTCatggaaaaatttccagaattttttaattttttttttcggtttcACCTAACATTAGTAGAATCTTCACTTGAAAGCTAATTTTCTTGCATCTTTATGCCTGGAGAGTAAAGACTAGCTGCACTCGACATTTTGTCGCTTGTGTGTGTTTGGGTTGGGGGGaggagtctttttttttttttgaggacaGAATTCTCTGTTTTTGAATAATTCCCGTGCATGTATGTGCctttcttaaattgtacaacATTAACTGTATTTCAGGTTTGCCCCTGAGTTGGTATAACACAAAAAAGTTGTTAAAGTTGAAAAGACCCTGTCTTCCTCGGTGCTTTAACAACTTTCAGGTGACTTTTACCTTTTGTATTCGTTTCCACTAAATAAATCTGTATTCTTCGACTGTCAATCTCCAAAAAAAGAGTCATGTGTTTGGGTCTTAAGTTGTTTTTATCactattcatttatttttcataGTCTGATATATGGTCCGCTGGGTTGAACCTGCTAAGTGTATTCTTTTTCGTTTGAATCCGTGCTGTAGATAATCTCATTATTGAGCAATAAATTCTTCCAATTAACACTTAATAAGTTTTAGATCTGAAATTGGATGAAGTTGGAGAGAGATAAATAACAGAATTTTCAGAATTTCAAAGCAATTAAATCTTGGGTGATTAGCCATTCTTATTTGGCATCCCGGTGCACTCATAAAGACTGGCCCATCATTGTTGATTGGGTTTTCAAGTTTTATCAAGGCTTTTTCTTTGCTGAGTGAAGGGAAATTTGAAACTTTATCTGAAGTAACAGTCTGGAAAACATGACCCGGACTTCCATCTGCCAAATCCCTCTACctgtcaaaaaattttaaaagccaTTGTCAAGTTATTGTGGGTCTCATAGGTTCAGGCTATATGTTACTTCACATTTTTATCCCATTTGTTTAACAATTTCAGCCAAGCTTCCTTTATTCATGTTGTGTAAGAGGTCCAAATATGACTCGTTTGAGCAGCTTGGTGATGTTTGTTTTGTTAAAATCCTACTGATAAACATAAGTGAATCATCAGCTACAAATGTCTTATCTATGCAAAAGAACACTTTCTTTTGCCATTttactcttttcctttttgaaaGGCCTTTACTAATCTTTCCAGAGCTAGTTATGGGGCGTCATTGACTCATTGAACTCGAGCAATATTTTCTCTGTTCTCATCTGGCCTTTGTCTTGTTGTGTATGTACTTTTGCCTGGTCAAGCCCTTGGAGTCACTTAAAAGAGTTTTGAGACCATCTTTTGTTAtgattttgaatttcttttgatattttgagTCTCAGTCATCTGGTATTAATTCTGACTTTCACATAAACTGAAACTTAGAAGAGCATAATTATATTATCTCTCTGAGAACCAAtgacctttttgttttcctcttttaatttcaattatttCACTCTGGCTGTACTTGTAAAGTACTAATGATCATGTGGTGCATATATATGGATTTTCTGTCTGGTTTCATCAACATACAAGTAATTCATGGAGTTCTTATTGAGCTTTGCAGTGTTTTGTCTTTTAAAACTGCAGATGTTAAAGCTTGATTTTTGTTATGTAGCTAAATGGCAAGAGTAATTTCCCTGGGCAAAGTTAGATGACTCGATATGAGGCTATACATTGTTAATAATATAGTAAAATTGAAGTTCATCTAATAGAAAAAATATGCTAGATACTAGGATGAAGAAAGGAGCCTTCTTGCTATAGACGATTTGAGAGAGCCTATCTTGGTGGTAACAAATTAAACAATAGCTTATTTTGATAATCTCACTGGTTTTGTGAGTCATGGATAAAGAAAAGATGTACCATTCACCGACTATTATAGTTTGAGTAACTCGAGTATGCCTACTCTTTATTTTAATCCCTTGATATTTTAGTCTTCCATCTGCCATATTTCGGGAGAATTTCATGATGCTAGTTAAGTTGGTGATCGTCTTTGGTCTTGAATTGGAAATCGTACAAGAGAAAAGTTTTAGGCaatattgtttcttttaatgtGCTTGTTGTAAGTTTTAATCAAAATGTTGTTCTTTATGGAAGTATTGTACAATGAGTCCTGACTGAGATGTAACATGGTCTCTAACTTTTTGATGTCAAAATCGACTAGTACACCTGTTTCTTCTCGAAAAGGGAAAGGgagaaagaaaacaagtaaATAGGGCGAAGAAAAGggtaaaaacaattttttttgttaaatgcATAATCACTCTTTTGTGTCTCCCGTCTTAGGGAAAAGCTGCTTCGGAATAAGTTGGCTGATCGTTTATCTTTGAGACTTTATAGGTACTTGTGTGTTTGTTTATGAAGGTAGAATAATGTTTATATCATCTCCTCTAATCTAGGCATTGATATTTACTAGTGATGAAATGTTTCTGCCTTCTTTTAATCTCTTGTAGATTTCATTTTTGCTTGCTTTTGCTTTTTCCTGCAATGAGAGAATGAGGGTCCTCTTGAGTTTTTGGGGACTCATCATTTTGATCCCTTTCTTTTTGGCTGTGGTTGATTAGATTTAGAGTTTATAAAGAAGGAACTTGAGCTAGTATAAAATGGAGTTGAATACTATCAAGGATGCGTTTGATCGCGTTACGAAGAAGCAGAAACtgtcatcatcaaaatcccAAGAAATCATAGAACAAATTAGCCAAGAGATAGAACAAGCCCTGTCAAGCATAGGACCAGGTGATGATATTATGACTCAGACTGATCCTAGGTTTATGTTATGTGAACTAAAAGCCAAGTTGAAAGAAATCGGGCCTCTCAGTCAGCTTGAAGTGACACAGAAGGAATTAAATGTGGCATTAAGCAAGTACCCAAAGCTCCTAGAGAAATCCTTCAATCCTGATATATCAAAGGCTTACAGAAATATTGATTTTGATATCCACACAGTGAACCAGATAATTGCCAGCCACTTTTATCGGGAAGGGCATTTTGATCTCGGTGATTGTTTTGTACATGAGGCCCGGGAACCGGAAGCTGAAGCTGCAAAGTCATCTTTTGCCGAAATGTACCAGATACTTGAAGCCATGAAATTACGCAACTTGGAGCCTGCTTTGAAGTGGGCTGCTACCAATCATGATCAGCTTAACCAAAATGGTTCTGACATTGAATTGAAACTTCATCGCCTTCAGTTTGTGGAAATTTTACAGAAAAAGCGTAGAGATGAAGCTCTTAATTATGCTAAAACTTTTTTGGCTCCTTTTGCTAAGAGTCACATGGCTGAGTTCCAGAAGCTTATGGGCTGTCTGTTGTGGGCTGGAAAGCTTGATGCTTCACCATATGCTGAATTGCTGTCCCCAGTGCACTGGGACAAGTTGTCTGAGGAGCTTACCCGGCATTTCTGCAATTTAATGGGTCAATCCTTTGAGAGTCCATTAAGCGTAACGGTTGCTGCTGGAGGCCAAGGTTTGCCAACCCTTCTGAAGCTGATGAATGTAATGACAGGAAA
This window encodes:
- the LOC113701421 gene encoding protein RMD5 homolog, which translates into the protein MELNTIKDAFDRVTKKQKLSSSKSQEIIEQISQEIEQALSSIGPGDDIMTQTDPRFMLCELKAKLKEIGPLSQLEVTQKELNVALSKYPKLLEKSFNPDISKAYRNIDFDIHTVNQIIASHFYREGHFDLGDCFVHEAREPEAEAAKSSFAEMYQILEAMKLRNLEPALKWAATNHDQLNQNGSDIELKLHRLQFVEILQKKRRDEALNYAKTFLAPFAKSHMAEFQKLMGCLLWAGKLDASPYAELLSPVHWDKLSEELTRHFCNLMGQSFESPLSVTVAAGGQGLPTLLKLMNVMTGKKQEWQSMKQLPVPVDLDREFQFHSVFVCPVSRDQASEENPPMLLSCGHVLCKQSITKLSKSNSTRPFKCPYCPSEVEVGQCRQLYF